A window of Candidatus Poribacteria bacterium genomic DNA:
AAGAGGGATTGCTCTTCTTGAAGTTGTCCTGCATTTGAATGAACTTGAAGGTGCTGATGTTCACGTTGCCTTTCTCCGAAAACTTCAGAACCTTCGCTCAAGTGGGAGCGCGCATCGGAAAGGACGAAACTATCTAAAAATAGCGGAGCATTTTGGGGTTGAAAATCAGAGTCTACGGCATGTTTTCGCTAACATCCTGAACAGTGCCTCAGACACGCTCGATTACTTCATTATTCTTGTGAATAGCGGACAAATCCGTGAAATCATTAAGAGAAATCAAATTAAGGCCGCTTACGCTATCCTTGATGAAATGGTTGGATCTGTCGATTCCGGCACAACTGATGCTTCTGTCAATCACGATGAAGTTATCTATGAATTGCAGTCAAAAACATGATTTTTGTTGATACTGGTGCATGGATTGCTATTTACAAGCGGAATGACCGGCACCATCGCGAAGCTATGGCAATTTACAACAACCTACGAGACCGCGAAACCCAACTTTTAACCACTGATTATGTAATTGACGAAGCCGTAACTCGACTCAGATATGATACAAACCATTCAGTAGCGGTTGCGTTCCTTGAGTTTATTGGAAACGCTGAAATGACAGGTGGTCTAACCATTGTAGAAATTGATAAAGATGTGTTTGAGAAAGCAATAGCACTTTTTCGTCAGTATGACTCGACACGATTATCTTTTACGGATTGCACAAGTTTTGTAGTGTGCAGGGAAAATAACATCCGCGAGGCTTTTGCTTTTGATCAGCATTTTGCGATGATGGGGATTGACTTGCGTCGATAACTCTCTTGTCTTTCACCCATCACTTCATTGGTATCGTGTTCCCTATCAATTAATCGACTATGTTTTGCAGTATCTCCTCTCAAATACTTCGTTAATTCACTGTCTGAAAACTTCCTCACGATGCCATGTCAACGCTTCTTGAGCTGGGTAAAGTTCATTATGCTCAGGCAATAGTATCGACTTACCACGCAAGGTCGTTAGCAACCACTCTGTAGGTCCACGCTCTGACATAAGTTCTGAAACGATCACTTCATAGGTCTTCCCCAAGGAAATCAAGCCCACGTCAAAAGCCCAGTGATGTAGTTGACAGAGAGAAATCCCGTTCCGTACATCGTTATTTCCTGAAACCTTGAACGGAATGATGTGAGCAGCTTCCGTCACACTTTCTCCATCCATTGTAACAATACGTAATTGGCAAGCAGCACAAGTGTAATCGTATATTCTCATGATTGCTTGACGGAAACCTGCAGTCCGAATTGGATTATCTTCTTCTGTTGGTGTCAACGGTTGTAGAGATGAGAACGTTTGTTTAACTTGCTGCAGTAGTGCTTGTCTGTACTCATCAACCTGCTGTTTTTCAGTTATAAGACTCTCAATACCTGTTTTAAAATCTGTGAAATAGGTGTCTATAAGGGTTTGGCGGATTACCTCTCGATCATGGGCATTAGTAAGTAAGAAAAAAAGTTCATCATCAAAACTCGCAGACGCGATCACCTCACGAATACGAGAAGCCGTTTTAAGTTGAGAGGCAACGCTTAATGCTGTTTCATATCCAGAATTTGCGTGGAGGTGCCAGAATCCCTCGCTTTTTAAGTGGAAAAATGGCATGGCGATGTTAGGTTTCCGATCTGTTACTTTAGTCCAATATTTCAGGAAAGCCTCCGCCAAATCAGGGGAAAGGACGATTCTGTTTTCAGGAATCTGTCCTTGTTCAATTAGTTCAATAATTGCTAACAATAAAAGGGGTTTATTAGGTGCTGCACCGCGTGCTCTGTCTATTCGCAATCTTTCCATTTTCTGGATGTATTTTTGTAGGATATTATTAGGCATCTTTCGCATCCCTTTGGAAGTTCATACGTGGGTGATTTTAGTCTGTAGTCTAATACCGTTACATGAAAATGTCAATTTTTTGTTTGGCAATTTTCCCAGAATGAAATTTTATGACCCAATTAAATTTTTCTTAACATTTCTGTCCAGATGTGTTATCCTAAATTAGACGATGAAGGTTAGATAACATTAAAACCGATTTGAAATTGCAGACAAGGAGGAATAAAGAATGAAAAGGCTATTTTGTTTTGCTTGTGTGCTGGTGCTAATTTTCACAGGGCACACATTTGCACAGGATGTCGCTGTTTTTTATGACGCGGCTGTTGAAAATGGAGGCGGCTTAGCCGTTCCAAACCCGAAGCAGTTGGCTGAGATGATCGTAGATGAACTGGAAGCGAAAAAGTTAACTGCTGAAATTGTGGATAGCGACGAGTTGGCTGAGTATATGAAGGCGAATCCAAAGGGGATCTACATCATCACGCAGGGGAATACCCCTGGCACCATATTTAAGAAGGAAGGCAAGAAAGACCTTGTCTATACATGGCTAAGAGAAGGCGGGATCGGCGGCTTCATCGGCGATTACGCGTTCTACTATTACTGGGATAAAGGTGCCCGTGTTACCGCTGCCGGTGCCGGACAGCAGAGCGTGTTTGGTGCCACAGTCACAAACGGCACAGTTTCGCAAGTTAGCCCGACGGATCTCGGTAAGGAGCTCATTCCTTCTCTCAAGAAGTGGAGTTCCAATCGTGCGTCAGGTCTCGCTGTTTTGAAAGGGAACGATTTTGAGTATGAAAGTTACGCCGACGACGGTGTAAACGCGGATCCAATCGCTTACCGCACGAAAGATATGGAGGGGTGGTTTATCAATTTCCATACCTCGTGTTGCGGAACAGCCATACCGCCGAATGATCAGATCGCTACGGAATACGCAGAACTCATTTCCAATCGTTTTGCGACTGCAAAAGCGGTGGATCCAAGTGGTAAGATTAGCGTTGTATGGGGACAACTCAAAAAATCATTACAGTAGCAATTCGTTATTGGAACTATCTGTTTACTTGTAGCCTCAATCTTTATATTGGGGCTACAATCAATTTGCACCAACGGAAACTGTGGTGACGGAATACTGACTGTTGACAGTTTAGACTATATACCATGCCACGAAAAATTATGTTCCACCCACTGTTAACTAACTTTAGCATGAAAGCAACAAAACATTGTGCAGTCTTGTGTCTTATTATTGGCTTGAGCGTCAGCCTGATTTCATGCGGTGGTGATGAAGCATCAGAGGATTTCATGGATTCGCAAACCTCTCCGGAGGCTTCTCACACCCCAATTGATGTTGAAGAGATGGTTTTGGTTCCGTCTGGAGAGGTTAGGCTCGGCACGGATAGCAAGACCGACTTGACGTTCGGAACAGAAGCCGACACGCGGACA
This region includes:
- a CDS encoding PIN domain-containing protein; translation: MIFVDTGAWIAIYKRNDRHHREAMAIYNNLRDRETQLLTTDYVIDEAVTRLRYDTNHSVAVAFLEFIGNAEMTGGLTIVEIDKDVFEKAIALFRQYDSTRLSFTDCTSFVVCRENNIREAFAFDQHFAMMGIDLRR
- a CDS encoding HNH endonuclease encodes the protein MPNNILQKYIQKMERLRIDRARGAAPNKPLLLLAIIELIEQGQIPENRIVLSPDLAEAFLKYWTKVTDRKPNIAMPFFHLKSEGFWHLHANSGYETALSVASQLKTASRIREVIASASFDDELFFLLTNAHDREVIRQTLIDTYFTDFKTGIESLITEKQQVDEYRQALLQQVKQTFSSLQPLTPTEEDNPIRTAGFRQAIMRIYDYTCAACQLRIVTMDGESVTEAAHIIPFKVSGNNDVRNGISLCQLHHWAFDVGLISLGKTYEVIVSELMSERGPTEWLLTTLRGKSILLPEHNELYPAQEALTWHREEVFRQ